The Acidobacteriota bacterium genomic interval CCAGAGCCACGCCGCCACGGGCATGATAGAGATCGGCCCACACTATTTTGCGGCGATGGGCATTCCCCTGCTCGCGGGCCGTTCGTTCTCGCCGGCAGAAGAGAGTCAATTCCCGGGCAAGTCGATGCCCGTGGTCGTGAACGCTGCTCTGGCGGCACAATTCTGGCCTGGCCAGCCACCTGCCTCCGTTCTCGGCCGAAGCCTTGCCCAAGGAGATGACTCCGACGTGATCATCGGCGTCGCCGGCAACACGCGCGACAACGACGATCTGGCCGCGGGCAGCCGGTCGCAGGTGTACTTCCCCTACTACGGCAATTTCGACGAGGTGGAGTTTCTCGTTCGCTCGCCGCTGCCGCCCGCCGCCATCGCACAGGCGCTCGAAGCGCTACTCCCAAGGGCGAGCGCCAATCTCGTTGCAAGCCAGCCCATCACCCTCAACGCGGCGCTCGCAGCCGCCTTGGCGCAGCCCAGGTTCCGCGCCCTGCTGCTGACGCTCTTCGCTCTCCTCGCCTGGCTGCTGGCGCTCGTCGGCCTCTATGGTGTGCTCGCCTTTCAGGTGCGCCAGCGCCGGCGCGAAATCGGGGTTCGCATGGCCCTCGGCGCCGACAGCCGCGCCGTCATCCGCATGGTGCTCGGCCAGAACCTGGCCGTGCTCGCCGCAGGGATCGCCGCCGGCTGGCTGCTGTGCTGGTTTCTGTCGCGCTACATCTCCAGCCTGCTGTTCGGCGTCAGCGCTTTCGACCCGCTGACCTGGCTGCTTGCCGGCGCGGCCCTGCTCGCCGCCGGTCTGCTCGCCAGCTTCCTTCCCGCACGCCGCGCCCTCCGCATCGACGCTGCCGAAACCCTCCGCTGCGAATAGTAAACTGTGGCCCGATACTCTGCCTATGGCCACTGAACCGCTTGCTGCCGCGCCGCCCACCGGCATCGCCCCCTCCACCCCGCGCTGGCGTCTGGCAACGCGCATCGCCTTCCGCTTCTGCTTCGTCTACTTCGGCCTCTACATCCTGCTGACGCAGATGCTGACTTCGCTGCTCTTCGTCACCACCAACGACAACGGTGCCTTCGAGCTGGACATGACCTCGCCCGCGCGCGCCGTTATCACTTGGATCGGGACCCACGTCTTTCACCTCGCTCACATGCTCACGCGCGAGACCGGCAGCGGCGATCGCCATTACGACTGGGTCGAGCTGGCCCTGATCTTCGTGCTGGCGCTGGCCGCCACGTTCGTCTGGTCCGTTCTCGACCGCAAGCGCGAACAGTACACCAAGCTGTTCCGCTGGTTCCGCGTAGTCGTGCGCTTCGCCCTGGGCGCCACGCTGCTCACCTACGGCATCGTCAAAATCTTTCCGCTGCAGATGTCCCCGCCTGGCTATCACCGCCTGCTCGAGCCCTACGGCAGCTTCTCGCCCATGGGTGTTCTCTGGGCTTCGATCGGCGCCGCGCCCGGCTACGAATTTTTCGCCGGCTGCGCCGAATTTCTCGGTGGCGCGCTGCTGCTGTTTCCGCGCACCGCTATCCTCGGCGCCCTCATCGCGCTCGCCGACGCTACCCAGGTCTTCCTGCTCAACATGACCTACGACGTGCCGGTAAAGATCCTTTCCGGCACGCTGATTCTCCTCTCCGTGCTGGTGCTGGCCCCCGAAGCTCAGCGCCTCTGGGACGCCGTCGTGCGCAACCGTCCCGTCGCGCCCTCACGCCACTTCGAGCTCTGCCGCAGCCGCCGCGCCAACCGCATCGCTCTCGGCGTACAGGTCGTGATGGCACTGTTCTTGATTCTCGGCAACGTCTGGATGGGGGTTAAAACGTTCCAGTCCCGCCCGCCGCAATCGCCCCTCGCCGGCCTCTGGCAAGTCGAAACCTTCACCCTCAACAACCAGCCCCGCCCGCCGCTCGTCACCGATGCTCAGCGCTGGCAGCATGTGTTCTTTGTCTCCGCCAACCGCCTGATGGTGCAAACCATGCCCGGCAACTTCGAGAGCTACAAAGCCGCACTCAACACCGCCGCCGGCACCCTCGCCCTCACCCCACCCCAAGGCCCGCCCGCCCAGTTCACCTTCCGC includes:
- a CDS encoding DoxX family protein, with amino-acid sequence MATEPLAAAPPTGIAPSTPRWRLATRIAFRFCFVYFGLYILLTQMLTSLLFVTTNDNGAFELDMTSPARAVITWIGTHVFHLAHMLTRETGSGDRHYDWVELALIFVLALAATFVWSVLDRKREQYTKLFRWFRVVVRFALGATLLTYGIVKIFPLQMSPPGYHRLLEPYGSFSPMGVLWASIGAAPGYEFFAGCAEFLGGALLLFPRTAILGALIALADATQVFLLNMTYDVPVKILSGTLILLSVLVLAPEAQRLWDAVVRNRPVAPSRHFELCRSRRANRIALGVQVVMALFLILGNVWMGVKTFQSRPPQSPLAGLWQVETFTLNNQPRPPLVTDAQRWQHVFFVSANRLMVQTMPGNFESYKAALNTAAGTLALTPPQGPPAQFTFRHPTPDQLFLTGTLDNARLQVSLQLIPRSSFRLVSRGFHWVQDAPFDR